One Temnothorax longispinosus isolate EJ_2023e chromosome 8, Tlon_JGU_v1, whole genome shotgun sequence genomic region harbors:
- the LOC139817249 gene encoding odorant receptor 82a-like produces MSDPKRVTDNENINDYNIQFNRWSLISLGAWPQISAPNRMKKLAVLMQIFIYWTAMTIVMIPFMLYMLFEKKDFKTKLKNLIPLINRIMGSINYWILLTRNKDIKRCIQHMEADWKLIRRNVDREVMMQYAKIGRFITTLFATFIHSSTYIFNVVKAMETTTVIVDNKTITIHPLTCPAYSKILDVRPSPAYEIMRGVQFFLAFVIASSTATVCGLAAVFAMHACGQLNVMHTWLNELAEEKKNHLANKKLAAVVKHHWRVLGFVQQIESIMHKACLGEVMGCTICMCLFGYYIIMTWNAFNLVKIFSYFFGYITMSFNIFVFCYIGEILTEECKKVGEIVYMTNWYKLPHKTALGLILIIMQSSHIIKITAGKLVTLSIATFGDIMKTSTAYMNILRTMAT; encoded by the exons ATGAGCGATCCGAAACGCGTAACAGATAACGAAAACATCAATGActacaatatacaatttaatcgATGGTCTCTCATATCGCTAGGTGCTTGGCCACAAATAAGCGCGCCGAACAGAATGAAAAAACTCGCGGTATTAATGCAAATCTTCATTTATTGGACCGCGATGACGATCGTCATGATACCGTTCATGTTGTACATGTTGTTCGAGAAAAAAGACTTTAagactaaattaaaaaaccttATTCCGCTGATTAACAGAATCATGGGATCCATAAATTACTGGATATTACTTACGCGTAACAAAGACATTAAACGTTGCATACAGCATATGGAAGCGGATTGGAAACTCATTCGGAGAAACGTTGACCGTGAAGTGATGATGCAATATGCCAAGATCGGTCGCTTCATAACCACATTATTCGCGACGTTTATACATAGTAGTACGTACATCTTTAACGTGGTCAAGGCGATGGAAACAACGACCGTTATCGTCGACAACAAAACTATTACGATACATCCGTTGACATGTCCAGCGTACAGCAAGATACTTGACGTGAGACCTAGCCCCGCGTACGAGATCATGAGGGGTGTGCAATTCTTTTTGGCGTTTGTAATAGCTTCCTCTACAGCAACTGTTTGCGGTCTCGCTGCCGTCTTCGCGATGCATGCTTGCGGTCAACTAAATGTAATGCATACGTGGTTAAACGAGCTCGcggaggagaagaaaaatcATTTAGCAAACAAAAAACTTGCAGCCGTCGTGAAACACCATTGGAGAGTGCTCgg TTTTGTACAACAAATAGAGAGTATTATGCATAAAGCCTGTCTAGGAGAAGTGATGGGATGTACGATTTGTATGTGTTTATTTggatattacattattatg aCCTGGAATGCGTTCAATttggtaaaaatattttcatatttttttggatACATAACAATGAGtttcaatatatttgtattttgttacATCGGTGAAATCCTTACAGAAGAG TGTAAAAAAGTTGGAGAAATAGTATATATGACTAATTGGTATAAACTGCCTCACAAAACAGCGCTTGGTCTCATTTTGATAATCATGCAATCGAGTCACATTATCAAGATAACTGCGGGAAAACTAGTTACGTTATCCATAGCAACCTTTGGtgac ATAATGAAAACTTCCACAGCATATATGAATATCTTACGAACGATGGCAACATAA